From a region of the Streptomyces sp. NBC_00102 genome:
- a CDS encoding phosphatase PAP2 family protein translates to MMYARRTPVEREPDASARPPLVREFLLVVGLFVVYKLGRQAANGHVDEAFHNAGHVWSFERALGLPGEGDVQGVLLHSETLIHLANTYYAVVHFPATVLFLVWLYWRHPHHYVWSRRILAALTGAALALHLLFPLAPPRMLAAAGLVDTGQVYGPTVYGATPTTDTMANQFAAMPSLHFGWALMVAIGLVAAGRSRWRWLWLAHPLATLLVIVGTANHYWLDALVVSALLALALAAIPLHRPSRAVRLRGAWPSATPAGFAPATIHPAYAAGVPAQAGAPAFAVSPSASQRTLTAPGAGR, encoded by the coding sequence GTGATGTACGCCCGCAGAACGCCTGTGGAACGGGAGCCGGACGCCTCGGCCCGCCCGCCCCTCGTCCGGGAGTTCCTGCTCGTCGTCGGACTCTTCGTCGTCTACAAGCTCGGCCGCCAGGCGGCCAACGGCCATGTCGACGAGGCCTTCCACAACGCCGGGCACGTCTGGAGCTTCGAACGCGCCCTCGGTCTGCCGGGAGAGGGCGATGTCCAGGGAGTCCTGCTGCACAGCGAGACCCTGATCCACCTGGCGAACACCTACTACGCGGTGGTCCACTTCCCGGCCACCGTGCTCTTCCTGGTCTGGCTGTACTGGCGGCACCCCCACCACTACGTCTGGTCCCGCCGAATACTCGCGGCGCTCACAGGCGCCGCCCTCGCGCTCCACCTGCTCTTCCCGCTGGCACCGCCGCGCATGCTCGCCGCCGCGGGGCTGGTCGACACCGGCCAGGTGTACGGACCCACGGTCTACGGCGCCACGCCCACCACCGACACCATGGCCAACCAGTTCGCCGCGATGCCCTCGCTGCACTTCGGCTGGGCCCTCATGGTGGCGATCGGGCTCGTCGCCGCCGGCCGCTCCCGCTGGCGCTGGCTCTGGCTGGCACACCCGCTCGCCACCCTGCTGGTGATCGTCGGAACCGCCAACCACTACTGGCTCGACGCCCTGGTCGTATCGGCCCTCCTCGCACTCGCGCTGGCCGCGATCCCGCTGCACCGTCCCTCCCGCGCGGTACGGCTCCGAGGGGCATGGCCCTCCGCCACCCCGGCCGGATTCGCCCCCGCCACGATCCACCCGGCCTACGCCGCCGGGGTACCGGCCCAGGCCGGCGCCCCCGCGTTCGCCGTCAGTCCGTCCGCCTCGCAGCGGACCCTCACCGCACCCGGAGCCGGACGGTGA